The following proteins are encoded in a genomic region of Nonomuraea muscovyensis:
- a CDS encoding enoyl-CoA hydratase/isomerase family protein, which translates to MAEAKAPRERGGYTEDVSAETLAEIGLRYEVDGEIATITLDRPDKRNAQTFATWSGLARIGDNLPEQVRVVVVRGEGPSFSAGIDLRMFTPEGVPGQGSFGSAARLDGASFEQTVRQAQQGFLWLRRPEIVSIAAVQGHAVGAGFQLALACDLRIVADDVKFCMKEPALGLVPDLTGTKPLVELVGLAKAIDICLTARTVEAGEALRIGLAERVVTRDELAGAVRDKTAELLSTNRDAAAATKRLLQGAAGRTLEEQCAAERAEQALRLKALFGGAS; encoded by the coding sequence ATGGCGGAAGCAAAGGCGCCGCGAGAGCGCGGGGGGTACACGGAGGACGTCTCTGCCGAGACATTGGCGGAGATCGGCCTGCGCTACGAGGTGGACGGTGAGATCGCGACGATCACGCTGGACCGGCCGGACAAGCGGAACGCACAGACGTTCGCCACCTGGTCGGGGCTGGCCCGCATCGGCGACAACCTGCCGGAGCAGGTGCGCGTCGTCGTCGTGAGAGGTGAGGGACCGTCCTTCTCGGCAGGGATCGACCTGCGCATGTTCACACCGGAGGGAGTGCCCGGACAGGGCTCGTTCGGCTCGGCCGCCCGGCTCGACGGCGCGTCGTTCGAGCAGACAGTGCGGCAGGCCCAGCAGGGTTTCCTGTGGCTGCGCCGCCCCGAGATCGTTTCCATCGCGGCCGTGCAGGGTCACGCCGTCGGCGCGGGGTTCCAGCTCGCGCTCGCCTGTGACCTGCGCATCGTGGCCGACGATGTCAAGTTCTGCATGAAGGAGCCCGCACTGGGGCTGGTGCCCGATCTGACCGGCACCAAGCCGCTCGTGGAGCTCGTGGGCCTGGCCAAGGCGATCGACATCTGCCTGACCGCCAGGACCGTGGAGGCCGGCGAGGCCCTGCGCATCGGCCTCGCCGAGCGTGTCGTCACCCGCGACGAGCTGGCGGGTGCCGTCCGGGACAAGACCGCCGAGCTGCTGTCCACCAACCGGGACGCGGCGGCGGCGACCAAGCGACTCCTCCAGGGCGCGGCGGGGCGCACCCTGGAGGAGCAGTGCGCGGCCGAGCGGGCCGAGCAGGCGCTGCGCCTCAAGGCGCTGTTCGGCGGCGCCTCCTGA
- a CDS encoding helix-turn-helix domain-containing protein, which yields MAETLKKGTRVTGADREKLAGDLKKRYAAGESIRALAASTGRSYGFIHRILSESGVTLRGRGGATRGKSKR from the coding sequence GTGGCCGAGACACTGAAGAAGGGCACCCGGGTGACCGGGGCCGACCGGGAGAAACTGGCCGGCGATCTCAAGAAGCGCTATGCCGCGGGTGAGAGCATCCGCGCCCTGGCCGCTTCCACCGGTCGGTCCTACGGGTTCATCCACCGCATCCTGAGCGAGTCCGGCGTGACTCTGCGCGGGCGCGGAGGGGCTACCCGAGGCAAGTCCAAGCGCTGA
- a CDS encoding ABC-F family ATP-binding cassette domain-containing protein yields the protein MIIASDIELRAGARLLIESASFRVNPGDKVGLVGRNGAGKTTLTKVLAGEALPATGSVTTAGSVGYLPQDPRTGDLEVLARDRILSARGLDEVLRQLREAELGMSSADERTREKAVRRYGRLEDQMHVLGGYAAESEAASIASSLGLPDRVLAQPLKTLSGGQRRRVELARILFSGAETLLLDEPTNHLDADSIGWLRDFLRSHQGGLVIISHDVDLLEATVNKVLHLDANRCVIDHYNVGWKAYLAQRETDEKRRKRERANAEKQAGALLAQADKMRAKATKAKAAQDMMRRAHRLLASTEEERQSDKVARLRFPEPQPCGRTPLMAEGLSKSYGSLEVFTDVDVAIDRGHRVVILGLNGAGKTTLLRLLGGVEQPDSGAVKPGHGLKVGYYAQEHETLDPGRTLLENMRSAGGEFTDTELRKVLGSFLFTGDDVDKPAGVLSGGEKTRLALAILVLSSANVLLLDEPTNNLDPVSREQVLQALRSYSGAIVLVTHDEGAVDALSPDRVILLPDGTEDAWSDEFSDLVALA from the coding sequence ATGATCATCGCCAGTGACATCGAGCTGCGCGCCGGCGCGCGCCTGCTCATCGAAAGCGCCTCCTTCCGGGTCAACCCCGGCGACAAGGTCGGCCTCGTCGGCCGCAACGGGGCGGGCAAGACCACGCTGACCAAGGTGCTGGCCGGCGAGGCCCTGCCCGCCACCGGGTCGGTCACCACGGCCGGCAGCGTCGGCTACCTGCCGCAGGACCCCCGCACCGGTGACCTCGAGGTGCTCGCCCGCGACCGCATCCTGTCGGCGCGCGGCCTCGACGAGGTGCTGCGCCAGTTGCGCGAGGCCGAGCTCGGCATGTCCTCGGCCGACGAGCGCACCCGCGAGAAGGCGGTGCGCCGCTACGGCCGGTTGGAGGACCAGATGCACGTCCTCGGCGGCTATGCGGCCGAGTCGGAGGCGGCCTCCATCGCCTCCAGTCTCGGTTTGCCTGACAGGGTGCTCGCCCAACCGCTGAAAACGCTTTCTGGCGGTCAGCGCAGGCGCGTCGAATTGGCGCGCATTCTTTTCAGCGGAGCGGAAACTCTCCTTCTCGACGAGCCGACAAACCACCTAGATGCGGACTCAATCGGGTGGCTTCGCGATTTTTTGCGATCCCATCAGGGCGGCTTGGTGATCATCAGCCATGACGTGGACCTTCTTGAAGCGACGGTCAACAAGGTCCTGCACCTCGACGCCAACCGCTGCGTGATCGACCACTACAACGTGGGGTGGAAAGCCTACCTTGCGCAACGGGAGACCGACGAGAAGCGCCGCAAGCGCGAGCGGGCCAACGCCGAGAAGCAGGCGGGCGCGCTGCTCGCCCAGGCCGACAAGATGCGCGCCAAGGCCACCAAGGCCAAGGCGGCCCAGGACATGATGCGCCGCGCCCACCGGCTGCTCGCCTCGACCGAGGAGGAGCGCCAGAGCGACAAGGTGGCCAGGCTGCGCTTCCCCGAGCCCCAGCCGTGCGGCCGCACCCCGCTGATGGCCGAGGGGCTGTCCAAGTCCTACGGCTCGCTGGAGGTCTTCACCGACGTCGACGTGGCCATCGACCGGGGCCACCGGGTCGTCATCCTCGGTCTCAACGGCGCCGGCAAGACCACGCTGCTGCGCCTGCTCGGCGGCGTCGAGCAGCCCGACTCCGGCGCCGTCAAGCCCGGCCACGGCCTCAAGGTCGGCTACTACGCCCAGGAGCACGAGACCCTCGACCCCGGCCGGACGCTGCTGGAGAACATGCGCTCGGCCGGCGGCGAGTTCACCGACACCGAACTTCGCAAGGTGCTCGGATCCTTCCTGTTCACCGGTGACGACGTCGACAAGCCGGCCGGGGTGCTCTCCGGCGGCGAGAAGACCCGTCTGGCCCTGGCCATCCTGGTGCTGTCCAGCGCCAACGTCCTCCTTCTCGACGAGCCCACGAACAACCTCGACCCGGTCAGCCGCGAGCAGGTTCTGCAGGCTCTGAGGTCCTATTCAGGAGCCATCGTGCTCGTCACCCATGACGAGGGTGCCGTTGACGCCCTGTCACCGGATAGGGTGATCTTGCTACCGGACGGAACTGAAGACGCGTGGAGCGACGAATTTTCCGATCTTGTGGCACTTGCCTGA